The following coding sequences lie in one Psychrilyobacter atlanticus DSM 19335 genomic window:
- a CDS encoding cobyrinate a,c-diamide synthase yields MKKILIAGTSSGAGKTTISTAIMGALEGVSPFKAGPDYIDPKFHEFITKNPSNNLDLFMMGEDAVKYIFSKNTKNISVIEGVMGLYDGLNHELDNYSSAHLSRVLDIPVILVVSGKGTSTSIAATVLGFKHLDPRVKIRGVILNNVGSEALYNLLKEGIERYTEIACVGYFPKDERVSIGERHLGLQQASEIEDLNEKIEILKDMARKYIDLDKILEIAEDGNEAQEFKNPAEYLKDRFKGKRVGVAKDRAFSFYYSENLKLMEYTGMEIVEFSPTNDSHLPPDLDYIYLGGGYPEIFSKKLYENISMMDDISKASKKIPIYAECGGFMYLTKGIKQLDGDFDPMCGLLDIKVEMKSRLNIKRFGYVDYESKDGVTGRCHEFHYSDLYDIDEKDLYFELKKKNGRMWSCGYKKDKIIAGYPHIHFYGNLEIFVKLFDR; encoded by the coding sequence ATGAAAAAAATACTTATTGCAGGAACATCCAGTGGAGCCGGGAAAACAACAATCAGTACAGCTATAATGGGTGCTTTAGAAGGAGTCTCTCCATTTAAGGCAGGGCCTGATTATATCGATCCAAAATTTCATGAATTTATAACTAAAAACCCATCTAATAACTTGGACCTTTTTATGATGGGTGAAGATGCAGTAAAATATATATTTTCTAAAAATACTAAAAATATCAGTGTAATAGAGGGAGTTATGGGCCTTTATGATGGTTTGAACCATGAGCTGGATAACTATAGCAGTGCCCACCTATCCCGTGTCTTGGATATCCCTGTAATATTAGTAGTCAGCGGGAAGGGGACTTCTACTAGTATTGCAGCTACGGTACTTGGATTTAAACATCTGGATCCCAGAGTAAAGATAAGGGGAGTTATATTAAATAATGTCGGAAGTGAGGCATTGTATAACCTTTTAAAGGAAGGGATAGAGAGATATACTGAAATAGCATGTGTAGGATACTTTCCAAAGGATGAAAGGGTATCTATAGGGGAACGTCATCTTGGGTTGCAGCAGGCCAGCGAGATAGAGGACTTGAATGAAAAGATAGAGATATTAAAGGATATGGCAAGAAAATATATAGATTTAGACAAGATATTAGAGATTGCAGAAGACGGGAATGAGGCCCAGGAGTTTAAAAATCCAGCAGAATACCTAAAAGATAGATTCAAAGGGAAAAGGGTAGGAGTAGCAAAGGACAGAGCATTTTCATTTTATTACTCTGAAAACTTAAAACTTATGGAATATACAGGTATGGAGATAGTAGAATTTTCTCCTACAAATGATTCACATCTGCCCCCTGATTTAGATTATATATATTTAGGTGGAGGATATCCAGAGATATTCAGTAAAAAACTATATGAGAATATCTCTATGATGGATGATATAAGCAAAGCTTCCAAGAAGATACCTATCTATGCTGAGTGTGGGGGGTTCATGTACCTTACAAAGGGAATAAAGCAGTTAGATGGTGACTTTGATCCTATGTGTGGATTGCTAGATATAAAGGTAGAGATGAAATCTAGACTCAATATCAAAAGATTTGGATATGTAGATTATGAGAGTAAAGATGGAGTAACCGGGAGATGCCATGAATTTCACTATTCAGACCTCTATGATATAGATGAAAAAGATTTATATTTTGAGCTGAAGAAAAAGAACGGTAGGATGTGGTCGTGCGGCTATAAAAAGGATAAGATCATTGCAGGATACCCACACATCCATTTCTATGGGAATTTAGAAATATTTGTAAAATTATTTGATAGATAA
- a CDS encoding leucyl aminopeptidase, whose protein sequence is MNINLVKDFNKIYDAYVMPKFEGEVHIYDGLTDEEKIVLERLIEKKEFTGKKKTSISCELMHKGKLVNITYIGLGKRDKLKTYDVIEAFYKELKGLEGEILVGTHGVEVTQVVEAVHYAKYDFDKYKTDKKEKKESNFDIFVEEDTDAICEGVALAEAVMLTRDLVNEPANVIFPESLAHEVKTLGKKYEFEVEIFDEEKITELKMEAFLSVARAAEKRPKFIVMRHLGDPSNPTEIHGLVGKGLTYDTGGLSLKPSAGMANMKTDMGGAATVIGAMCALSRMKVKKNIVTVVAACENSIGGNAYRPGDIIGSMGGKTIEVDNTDAEGRLTLIDAVHYIINHENVKEVIDVATLTGAVLVALGMSTTGVLANNDEMYKDLERASETAGERVWRLPNFPEYKELYKSKIADLKNTGGRFAGSITAGMFIEEFVGETPWMHLDIAGTSCADAPYGYYTHGGTGQIVRTLYNYYLKK, encoded by the coding sequence ATGAATATTAACTTAGTAAAGGATTTTAACAAGATCTACGATGCATATGTAATGCCAAAATTCGAAGGAGAGGTACACATCTACGACGGATTAACCGATGAGGAAAAGATAGTTTTAGAAAGATTGATTGAAAAAAAAGAGTTTACAGGTAAAAAGAAAACATCTATTAGCTGTGAATTGATGCATAAAGGGAAATTAGTTAACATAACTTATATTGGTCTTGGAAAAAGGGATAAATTAAAGACCTATGATGTAATAGAAGCTTTCTATAAGGAACTTAAAGGTTTAGAGGGAGAGATATTAGTAGGAACTCATGGTGTAGAAGTTACCCAGGTAGTAGAAGCTGTACACTATGCTAAATATGATTTCGATAAATATAAAACAGATAAAAAAGAGAAGAAAGAATCTAACTTTGATATCTTTGTAGAGGAAGATACAGATGCTATCTGTGAAGGGGTAGCTTTAGCAGAAGCAGTAATGTTAACTAGAGACTTAGTAAATGAACCTGCAAATGTTATTTTCCCTGAGAGCTTAGCTCATGAAGTTAAAACCCTAGGAAAAAAATATGAGTTTGAAGTGGAAATATTTGATGAAGAAAAGATAACAGAATTAAAGATGGAAGCATTTTTATCGGTAGCTAGAGCTGCTGAAAAAAGACCTAAATTTATAGTTATGAGACATTTAGGAGATCCTTCAAATCCTACAGAGATTCATGGACTGGTAGGAAAAGGATTAACATATGATACAGGTGGATTATCATTGAAACCTAGTGCAGGGATGGCTAATATGAAAACAGATATGGGTGGAGCTGCTACTGTTATAGGAGCTATGTGTGCTCTTTCTAGAATGAAAGTAAAGAAAAACATAGTAACTGTAGTTGCTGCGTGTGAGAACTCAATTGGAGGGAATGCTTATAGACCGGGAGATATCATTGGATCTATGGGTGGAAAGACTATAGAGGTGGATAACACAGATGCTGAAGGAAGATTAACTCTTATCGATGCAGTACACTATATCATCAACCATGAAAATGTAAAGGAAGTAATAGATGTAGCTACACTTACAGGAGCTGTATTGGTGGCTCTAGGGATGTCTACGACAGGTGTACTAGCTAACAATGATGAGATGTATAAAGACTTAGAGAGAGCTTCTGAGACAGCAGGTGAAAGGGTATGGAGATTACCTAACTTCCCTGAGTATAAAGAACTTTATAAATCTAAGATAGCAGACCTAAAAAATACAGGTGGAAGATTTGCCGGAAGTATTACAGCAGGAATGTTTATAGAGGAATTTGTAGGAGAGACTCCTTGGATGCATCTTGATATTGCAGGAACATCGTGTGCAGATGCACCATATGGTTATTATACTCATGGTGGTACTGGACAAATAGTAAGAACTCTTTATAACTACTATTTAAAGAAGTAG